A window from Pseudomonas sp. MRSN 12121 encodes these proteins:
- a CDS encoding GNAT family N-acetyltransferase → MNKIHVRVADWQKDNAEIRRIREAVFIIEQSVPPELEWDADDDSAVHFLALEGDFPVGTARLLPDGQVGRVSVLKDWRGLKVGDALMQAVIGEAEKRGLKQLVLSAQVQATAFYERLGFRIVSEEFLEAGIPHVDMVRDSI, encoded by the coding sequence GTACGTGTCGCAGACTGGCAAAAGGATAACGCCGAGATCCGGCGCATTCGTGAAGCGGTGTTCATCATCGAGCAGTCCGTCCCGCCCGAACTGGAATGGGATGCCGACGACGACAGCGCCGTGCATTTCCTCGCGCTCGAAGGCGACTTTCCGGTCGGCACGGCACGCTTGCTGCCCGACGGACAGGTCGGCCGGGTATCGGTGCTCAAGGACTGGCGTGGCCTGAAGGTCGGCGATGCACTGATGCAAGCGGTGATCGGCGAAGCCGAAAAGCGCGGCCTCAAGCAACTGGTGCTCAGCGCCCAGGTACAGGCCACGGCTTTTTACGAGCGCCTGGGCTTCCGCATCGTCAGCGAGGAGTTCCTGGAAGCCGGCATCCCTCACGTCGACATGGTTCGCGACAGCATCTGA